In Triticum aestivum cultivar Chinese Spring chromosome 5B, IWGSC CS RefSeq v2.1, whole genome shotgun sequence, the following proteins share a genomic window:
- the LOC123116073 gene encoding uncharacterized protein: MANKGARRGRRRRSNGKPKRAPRREPIPPGPTGVHHIPDHLLELVLLRVGSSLALLRAAFTCKRWRRIVAAAAFLNRFRSLHAAHVPGHYHVVDPSFKEPPPDGRSNHVYVPDPSTADAIDRRLLALDFLPEGDRSLPWELGDSRGGLLLLYRRNIVWHRITYRTWYSELHFSDMVVCDPLTRTYQTILCSDEVGSRLFLGVFLLDGAAVDESGGGFIAMSNFRVLAVGYESHDFEDGRGTPRASVFSSGSEGGWQSAAENVVSIPEYASMSFAGRARSSLHWRMEREGAVLALDETSMEFSLVEFPCTVVGMPEESSAFRVIGGHDGALRVVRVMVNNDLTVFVQLQGSGEWAAEKLVRLPEATCGRPGREERYFQRPAKIVSASTRYILVTPQEETWIVSVDLDTLEVERAHERNRYTGAAYPFELPWPPALQACRAADRRRSRRMYVPPTFAYELLDSICNAPTCTGTS; this comes from the coding sequence ATGGCGAACAAGGGGGCGCgtcgcggccgccgccggcgcaGCAACGGCAAGCCCAAGAGAGCGCCGAGGCGCGAGCCGATCCCTCCAGGGCCAACGGGCGTGCACCACATCCCCGACCACCTCCTCGAGCTCGTCCTCCTGCGCGTGGGctcctccctcgccctcctccgcgCCGCCTTCACCTGCAAGCGCTGGCGCCGCATCGTCGCGGCCGCCGCCTTCCTCAACCGGTTCCGCTCCCTCCACGCGGCCCACGTGCCAGGCCACTACCACGTCGTCGACCCCAGCTTCAAGGAGCCGCCGCCCGACGGGAGGAGCAACCATGTCTACGTGCCGGACCCCTCGACGGCCGATGCCATCGACAGACGCCTCCTCGCCCTCGATTTCCTCCCGGAGGGCGACCGCTCGTTGCCCTGGGAGCTCGGGGACAGCCGCGGTGGCCTCCTGCTGCTCTACCGGAGGAATATCGTCTGGCACAGGATAACCTACAGAACGTGGTACTCGGAGCTCCACTTCTCTGACATGGTCGTCTGCGATCCGCTCACGCGGACGTACCAGACGATCCTCTGCTCGGATGAGGTTGGCTCCCGCCTGTTCCTCGGCGTGTTCCTGCTCGACGGCGCCGCCGTGGACGAGTCTGGTGGCGGCTTCATCGCCATGTCGAACTTTCGGGTGCTCGCTGTGGGCTACGAAAGCCATGATTTCGAGGATGGCCGCGGCACTCCCCGTGCCTCCGTGTTCTCCTCCGGCAGCGAAGGCGGCTGGCAGAGCGCGGCCGAGAACGTCGTCTCCATTCCAGAGTACGCCTCAATGAGCTTCGCAGGGCGCGCGCGTTCTTCACTCCACTGGCGAATGGAGCGCGAGGGCGCCGTGCTGGCTCTCGACGAGACCAGCATGGAGTTCTCGCTCGTCGAGTTCCCGTGTACGGTCGTGGGCATGCCGGAGGAATCTTCAGCCTTCCGGGTCATCGGCGGCCACGACGGCGCGCTGCGCGTTGTCCGCGTGATGGTCAACAATGACCTCACGGTCTTCGTGCAGCTCCAGGGCAGCGGCGAGTGGGCGGCCGAGAAGCTCGTAAGGCTGCCGGAGGCAACCTGCGGGCGACCGGGGCGCGAGGAGAGGTACTTCCAGCGACCAGCCAAGATCGTCTCGGCTAGTACGAGGTACATCCTCGTGACACCGCAGGAGGAGACATGGATTGTCTCTGTCGATCTAGACacgctggaggtggagcgggcgcATGAGAGGAACAGGTACACCGGTGCGGCGTACCCGTTCGAGCTGCCATGGCCACCGGCCTTGCAGGCTTGCCGTGCGGCCGATCGCCGGCGCAGCAGGCGGATGTATGTGCCGCCGACGTTCGCCTACGAATTACTTGACAGTATTTGTAACGCGCCAACGTGCACTGGAACGTCATAG